A window of Christiangramia forsetii KT0803 contains these coding sequences:
- a CDS encoding DsrE family protein, translating into MKNLLKYLLILTISFQMNAQEWQTPTIDGYGKIKYFDDTAELPDTSLTYKMIFNIDSEKEKEGVNAGLWKIARTLNLLKAGNVANEKIDIVAILHGEATYAILSHEEYKKQFKTQNPNMELLKLLKENGVTVFVCGQAMASRKIKKEDMNAYTEMALSALTVLPHYQLKGYALIP; encoded by the coding sequence ATGAAAAATCTATTAAAATATTTACTCATACTTACAATCAGTTTTCAAATGAATGCTCAAGAATGGCAAACACCAACTATAGATGGCTACGGAAAAATAAAATATTTTGACGATACCGCTGAACTACCGGATACCTCCCTCACTTATAAAATGATTTTTAATATTGATAGTGAAAAAGAGAAAGAAGGTGTGAATGCAGGATTATGGAAAATCGCGCGAACGCTCAATTTATTAAAAGCCGGAAATGTAGCTAATGAAAAGATAGATATTGTGGCAATATTACATGGAGAGGCGACTTATGCTATCCTATCCCATGAAGAATACAAAAAGCAATTTAAAACACAGAACCCTAATATGGAATTATTGAAGCTTTTGAAAGAAAACGGGGTAACAGTTTTTGTTTGTGGCCAGGCCATGGCTTCAAGAAAGATAAAAAAAGAAGATATGAATGCATATACTGAAATGGCACTATCCGCTTTAACTGTATTGCCTCATTATCAATTGAAAGGTTATGCACTCA